In Halodesulfovibrio sp. MK-HDV, a single window of DNA contains:
- a CDS encoding MFS transporter, with the protein MSDADRRRMYIYLLIMTIAVAAGFQAWRTLYNNFAVDIVGLTGQQIGIIQSVREIPGFLALLVIYLLLFISEHRLAAISIAILGLGVGLTGSMPTYQGMVFTTLIMSFGFHYYETVNQSLTLQYFDLKKAPVIMGRLRAMGSATNLVVGGSIFLLSMKLDFQQIFWVFGIIVILTAMWCFTQNPTSSNVAPQHKKMVLRRRYWLFYMLNFFAGARRQIFVAFAVFLMVEKFKFSIQEVTLLFIVNNIINWWLSPAIGRAVNKFGERKVLSLEYAAMIFVFVSYAYVESKLLVAFLYVLDHIFFNFSLAIKSYFQKIADPSDIAPSMAVSFTINHIAAVVVPALGGMLWMVDYKIPFLAAAGISCISLALVQLIRTPDHS; encoded by the coding sequence ATGTCCGACGCAGATCGCCGCCGAATGTATATTTATCTGCTTATCATGACCATTGCTGTTGCAGCTGGTTTTCAAGCGTGGCGTACCCTCTACAACAACTTTGCTGTTGATATTGTAGGACTGACTGGCCAACAGATCGGTATCATTCAATCCGTTCGCGAAATCCCCGGTTTCCTTGCCCTGTTAGTCATCTACCTTTTACTTTTCATTTCTGAGCACCGCCTAGCGGCTATTTCCATAGCCATCCTCGGGCTTGGTGTCGGGCTTACAGGTTCAATGCCTACGTATCAGGGAATGGTTTTTACAACTCTCATCATGAGTTTCGGTTTCCACTACTATGAAACGGTTAACCAGTCTCTTACGCTACAATATTTTGATTTAAAAAAAGCTCCTGTCATCATGGGCAGACTCCGCGCAATGGGTTCCGCAACGAACCTTGTTGTCGGTGGATCTATCTTCCTGCTAAGCATGAAACTTGATTTCCAGCAGATTTTCTGGGTGTTCGGTATCATCGTCATACTCACTGCCATGTGGTGTTTTACGCAAAACCCTACATCATCTAATGTTGCACCGCAGCATAAGAAAATGGTGCTGCGCCGTCGTTACTGGCTTTTCTACATGCTCAACTTTTTTGCAGGTGCTCGCAGACAAATATTTGTGGCCTTTGCAGTGTTCCTCATGGTAGAAAAATTCAAATTTTCCATTCAGGAAGTTACCCTGCTCTTCATCGTTAACAATATTATCAACTGGTGGCTTTCACCTGCAATTGGTAGAGCTGTTAACAAATTTGGGGAGCGCAAAGTTCTTTCACTGGAATATGCAGCCATGATCTTTGTTTTTGTTTCATACGCCTATGTGGAATCAAAACTGCTCGTGGCATTCCTGTATGTTCTTGATCATATTTTCTTTAACTTCTCTCTTGCAATTAAGTCGTATTTCCAAAAAATTGCGGATCCGTCCGATATCGCCCCATCAATGGCGGTAAGCTTTACCATCAACCACATTGCAGCGGTTGTTGTTCCGGCCCTCGGCGGTATGCTCTGGATGGTGGACTATAAAATCCCATTCCTTGCAGCAGCAGGAATATCTTGTATTTCCCTTGCATTAGTACAGCTTATCCGCACACCGGATCACAGCTAA
- the amrA gene encoding AmmeMemoRadiSam system protein A yields the protein MNNEQSNVRSLSLTAADKDYLRELVQWSISTYFEGAHTLDDNTVPKPESPLLKQELGAFVTLKKNGNLRGCIGNVVGQGPLYLTVAYMARAAAFEDPRFPQVSETEFAYLSTEISIMGPITLCPDTDLIEIGTHGLIMQHRANSGLLLPQVAQEWNWDRNKFLEQTCIKAGLKPDMWKNPATKIYWFEAYVL from the coding sequence ATGAACAATGAACAATCCAATGTACGCAGCCTTTCTTTAACCGCCGCAGATAAAGATTACTTACGAGAACTCGTTCAGTGGAGTATCTCCACGTACTTTGAAGGCGCTCATACACTTGACGATAATACCGTTCCAAAGCCGGAAAGCCCACTTTTAAAACAGGAGCTTGGTGCTTTTGTTACGCTCAAAAAGAATGGAAACTTACGTGGCTGCATCGGGAATGTTGTCGGGCAAGGGCCGTTGTATCTTACTGTAGCCTATATGGCGCGCGCAGCAGCATTTGAAGATCCACGTTTTCCACAAGTGTCAGAAACTGAATTTGCGTATCTCTCAACCGAAATTTCCATCATGGGGCCAATCACACTTTGTCCGGATACCGATCTCATCGAAATAGGTACGCATGGGCTCATCATGCAACATAGAGCAAACTCCGGCTTACTGCTTCCGCAAGTTGCACAGGAATGGAACTGGGATCGTAATAAATTTCTCGAACAAACCTGCATCAAAGCTGGGCTCAAACCAGATATGTGGAAAAACCCTGCCACTAAAATTTATTGGTTCGAAGCCTACGTTCTGTAG
- a CDS encoding LysR family transcriptional regulator, whose amino-acid sequence MNIGQVNLASVNLNLLVALKALLDEGNVTRAAKRLNITQSGMSKNLRHLRELFDDPLLVRSGNNFALTERAVELSQNLERILGEVTELLDRSSFDPAECTRTFTFATSDYVAEYIFPKVLENYLKVAPNISIRLEMSNEATIGKLSNGPYDLITSMLDSQYQGLHHLVIGRDQFACCMRKDHPLMQRGGGLSLSEYCSLDHAAITGGGDKVHVIEAELAKIGKRRSVRFSAPLYTTVCKVVSSSDMIATMPSHIASNLAPEFDLAWCALPFYIEPFDYTIAWHERQHHDASHIWFRNMMQQLIQSSLYSHMAQEAPSDILCVL is encoded by the coding sequence ATGAATATAGGGCAAGTTAATCTGGCTTCAGTCAACCTTAACCTGCTTGTTGCACTTAAGGCGTTGCTTGATGAAGGCAATGTTACCCGTGCAGCGAAGCGCTTAAATATTACACAAAGCGGCATGAGCAAAAACTTGCGGCACCTTCGTGAGTTGTTTGACGACCCGTTGCTTGTACGCAGTGGCAACAACTTTGCGCTCACAGAACGCGCAGTAGAACTGAGCCAGAATCTGGAACGAATTCTGGGTGAGGTTACAGAACTGCTCGACCGAAGTAGTTTTGATCCGGCTGAATGCACTCGTACATTCACCTTTGCGACCTCAGACTATGTGGCAGAATATATTTTTCCGAAAGTTCTTGAAAACTACCTAAAAGTTGCTCCTAACATTTCTATTAGATTAGAAATGTCGAACGAAGCAACAATCGGCAAGCTATCGAACGGTCCCTATGATTTAATCACATCAATGTTGGATTCGCAGTATCAAGGGCTACATCACCTCGTTATTGGGCGGGATCAATTTGCATGTTGTATGCGTAAAGATCACCCGTTAATGCAACGCGGGGGTGGACTTTCCCTAAGCGAATACTGCTCTCTCGACCATGCAGCCATTACAGGCGGTGGCGACAAAGTACACGTTATCGAAGCGGAACTTGCCAAAATCGGTAAGCGTCGATCCGTACGTTTTTCAGCCCCTCTGTACACAACAGTATGTAAAGTTGTGAGTAGTTCTGATATGATTGCAACTATGCCGAGCCATATTGCGAGTAACCTTGCGCCGGAATTCGACCTGGCATGGTGCGCTTTGCCGTTCTATATTGAACCATTCGACTACACCATTGCATGGCATGAGCGACAGCATCACGATGCATCGCACATTTGGTTCCGCAACATGATGCAACAACTTATTCAATCAAGTCTCTATAGTCATATGGCACAAGAAGCACCGAGCGACATTTTATGCGTGTTATAA
- the purN gene encoding phosphoribosylglycinamide formyltransferase has protein sequence MSFNIAVLASGSGSNLQSIIDAVERGSLEAKICLVLCNRSNAFALERAKKAGIPTAIILHSNFENREEFDSAMIEQLQAANVDLVVLAGFMRILTPLFIKTFAGRIVNIHPALLPSFKGAHGIADAVAYGVTLAGCTVHFVDEIMDNGAIIAQAVVPFASDESAGTVQKRVLTFEHRVYPQVLQWIATRRVSQNGRKASVQDTGLAKIPSDGSFIVSPQLEDGF, from the coding sequence ATGTCATTTAACATAGCGGTACTCGCATCCGGCTCCGGTTCCAACTTGCAATCCATTATTGATGCAGTTGAACGCGGCTCCTTAGAAGCAAAAATTTGTCTGGTTCTTTGCAACCGCAGCAATGCTTTTGCACTTGAACGTGCAAAAAAAGCCGGAATACCGACTGCAATCATTCTTCACTCGAATTTTGAGAATAGAGAAGAATTTGATTCGGCGATGATTGAACAATTGCAAGCCGCTAATGTTGACCTTGTTGTTCTCGCTGGCTTTATGCGTATACTGACTCCTTTGTTTATTAAAACATTTGCAGGGCGCATTGTTAATATCCACCCTGCCCTGCTTCCGTCTTTCAAGGGAGCGCACGGTATTGCGGATGCTGTAGCGTACGGCGTAACACTGGCAGGATGTACAGTACATTTCGTTGATGAAATTATGGACAATGGTGCTATTATTGCTCAGGCAGTGGTACCTTTTGCGTCTGATGAATCAGCGGGCACTGTGCAGAAACGTGTGCTTACTTTTGAACATCGTGTTTACCCGCAAGTCTTGCAATGGATTGCCACCAGACGAGTTTCTCAGAACGGGCGCAAAGCTTCCGTGCAGGATACCGGCTTAGCCAAAATCCCTTCTGACGGCAGCTTTATTGTTTCACCTCAATTAGAGGATGGATTTTAG
- the acs gene encoding acetate--CoA ligase produces MIDNTQPTSNGTVESLLTEQRVFRPLPRVIADSAVNPADLKHAYHKASVDSLAYWEDAAERLQWYRRWDTVLNDTDAPFYKWFFGARCNIVHNALDRHITSPNRNKLALIWEGEPGDTKRLTYFELYREVNKCANAMRELGVTKGDTVVIYLPSLPETVISMLAAAKIGAIHSVVFAGFSANALAERIEDAKPKIIITVDAFYRNGRILTLKPLVDEALEQVEHTVDHTIVVHRTHVTVEMDAEKDLWWHDVMRGKSYEAITESMDATDPLFMLYTSGTTDKPKGVVHSHGGYMVGVHQTFTQVFDNNATDIFWCTADVGWITGHSYVVYGPLMAGTTTFMYEGHPLYPEAGRLWSVVERWGISVLYTVPTLIRMLMRFGEKYALRHDLSTLRLLGTVGEPISPEAWVWFHKHIGKGQCPLLDTWWQTETGMIMISPYPISVLKPGSVARPLPAVDIDIVDDDGTPVPTGKGGYLIIKKPWPAMITTLFNDEETYKEMYWSRFPGYYCSGDIARKDEDGYIWLQGRADDVIMIAGHRIGTAEFEAALSSHPLVAECAVIGMPDSIRGEVAKAYVVLKEQSDTLYFMDEEDETEQQLIGHVRAELGSIAVIGSVDIRDALPRNRSGKIMRRLLRAEITGGDRGDTSTLEEDPFWATIK; encoded by the coding sequence ATGATAGACAACACACAACCTACATCCAACGGAACTGTTGAATCACTTTTGACGGAACAACGAGTTTTTCGTCCTCTGCCGCGTGTTATTGCAGATTCTGCTGTAAACCCTGCCGACCTGAAGCATGCTTATCACAAAGCAAGTGTGGACAGCCTGGCTTACTGGGAAGATGCAGCGGAACGACTTCAGTGGTACCGCCGGTGGGATACTGTACTTAACGACACAGATGCGCCCTTCTACAAATGGTTTTTCGGCGCCCGTTGCAACATAGTGCACAATGCTCTCGACAGACACATAACCTCTCCAAACCGCAATAAACTTGCTCTTATTTGGGAAGGTGAACCGGGTGACACGAAACGGCTCACATATTTTGAACTTTATAGAGAAGTTAACAAATGCGCTAATGCCATGCGTGAACTTGGTGTTACAAAAGGTGACACGGTTGTAATTTACCTTCCGTCGCTACCGGAAACTGTAATCTCTATGCTCGCAGCAGCAAAAATCGGCGCAATTCATAGTGTCGTGTTTGCCGGATTCTCAGCCAATGCACTTGCGGAACGTATTGAAGATGCAAAACCAAAAATTATTATTACAGTCGATGCATTCTACCGAAACGGTCGTATCTTAACGCTAAAGCCGTTGGTTGATGAAGCACTTGAACAGGTTGAACATACTGTCGACCACACCATTGTTGTGCACCGCACCCATGTTACGGTTGAGATGGATGCTGAAAAAGATTTGTGGTGGCATGATGTCATGCGCGGTAAATCATACGAAGCCATAACAGAAAGCATGGATGCCACTGATCCGCTCTTTATGCTCTATACCTCTGGCACGACTGATAAGCCTAAAGGCGTTGTCCATTCGCATGGTGGTTACATGGTGGGAGTACATCAAACCTTCACGCAGGTTTTTGACAACAATGCCACTGATATTTTTTGGTGTACTGCTGATGTAGGTTGGATTACAGGACATTCGTACGTTGTCTACGGACCACTTATGGCAGGAACCACAACCTTCATGTATGAAGGCCATCCGCTGTATCCGGAAGCAGGAAGACTATGGTCTGTGGTTGAGCGCTGGGGAATCTCAGTTCTCTATACAGTTCCAACACTTATCCGTATGCTTATGCGCTTTGGAGAAAAATACGCCCTGCGTCATGACCTAAGTACTCTGCGCCTGCTTGGTACTGTAGGTGAACCAATTTCACCGGAAGCATGGGTCTGGTTCCACAAACATATCGGTAAAGGGCAATGCCCGTTGCTGGATACGTGGTGGCAGACTGAAACGGGGATGATTATGATTTCTCCGTACCCGATATCTGTGCTCAAACCGGGTTCCGTAGCCCGTCCTCTTCCAGCTGTTGATATTGATATTGTTGATGACGACGGTACCCCTGTTCCAACAGGGAAAGGCGGCTATCTGATCATCAAAAAACCTTGGCCTGCCATGATCACTACGTTGTTCAATGACGAAGAAACGTACAAAGAAATGTATTGGTCTCGTTTCCCGGGATATTACTGCTCTGGAGATATTGCTCGAAAAGACGAGGATGGATACATCTGGCTGCAAGGTCGTGCTGACGATGTCATCATGATCGCCGGACATCGAATAGGCACCGCAGAATTTGAAGCAGCGCTTTCCTCGCATCCACTCGTGGCGGAATGTGCTGTTATCGGCATGCCGGACTCAATTCGCGGCGAAGTTGCAAAGGCATATGTCGTACTCAAAGAACAGTCAGACACCCTGTACTTTATGGATGAAGAAGACGAAACAGAACAGCAGCTCATTGGGCATGTCCGTGCTGAACTCGGTTCCATTGCTGTAATAGGTTCAGTGGACATTCGTGATGCACTCCCGCGTAACCGAAGCGGTAAAATTATGCGCAGGCTGTTGCGTGCAGAAATCACTGGCGGTGATCGTGGCGATACCAGCACGTTAGAAGAAGACCCGTTTTGGGCAACCATAAAATAG